A section of the Arcobacter roscoffensis genome encodes:
- a CDS encoding DUF1538 domain-containing protein, producing the protein MMQFNFFLKLLRESFRDLIPIVVVILFFQLAIIQAVPEGWVSTAIGLAIVGVGLAIFLQGLEIGIFPVGEGLARDFAKHGTMLWVLFFAFLIGFGTTIAEPALAVIADKAASISSGRIDATMLRLVVAGSVGFAIFLGVYRIYKGHPIHYYIIAGYLLVVSVTFFAPKEIIGLAYDLGGVTTSTVTVPLVAALGIGLATTIKGRNPVVDGFGLIAFASLTPMIFVQIYGIAVYNLVDAKDVAAVAVEAAVSTNTSISITSLLMGLFNVVKDVAPILFIILFFQYAVLKKKIENIKTVFLGFFLVILGLDAFILGLEMGLFTLGETMAYQLTKSDSVMMIYAFAFAIGFSTTMAEPALMAIAKKAKDISDGKINDFVLRIFVASGVAIGIALGAFRIVDGGHIHYYIIVGYMTVIILTFIAPKYIIPIAYDSGGVTTSTVTVPLVAALGIGLATNIEGRSPLIDGFGLIAFASLFPMITVMLYGIITEKMGVKSDTEIEKEELLKDALVDAENMNLATVNIDGSSVRHSLDLEFSAVVIIVPVDKKLDAISAAHKAGASGVTVLRADGIGLEEMANFYRTSFEANDALLLFLLPKYLVNDVIKSIIHSLHITTTGKGIAFAFPLTHMKGISLSKEDIFKEKAYEVKIDKNDKEEVKEDDETSHKTSSASR; encoded by the coding sequence ATGATGCAATTTAACTTCTTTTTGAAGCTATTAAGAGAATCATTTAGGGATTTAATTCCTATAGTTGTAGTTATTCTTTTCTTTCAACTAGCAATTATCCAAGCTGTACCCGAGGGGTGGGTTAGCACTGCGATTGGATTAGCTATTGTTGGTGTTGGATTAGCTATTTTTTTACAGGGACTTGAAATTGGTATCTTCCCAGTTGGGGAAGGTTTAGCAAGGGATTTTGCAAAGCATGGAACAATGCTTTGGGTACTCTTTTTCGCTTTTTTGATAGGATTTGGTACTACTATTGCAGAACCAGCCCTTGCAGTAATAGCAGATAAAGCAGCATCCATTTCTAGTGGTCGTATTGATGCGACTATGTTAAGGCTTGTTGTTGCAGGATCTGTTGGATTTGCTATTTTCTTAGGTGTATATAGGATTTATAAAGGGCATCCAATACATTACTATATTATTGCAGGTTATTTATTAGTTGTTAGTGTTACTTTCTTCGCTCCAAAAGAGATTATTGGTCTTGCTTATGACTTAGGTGGGGTTACAACTTCAACTGTAACAGTTCCTTTAGTTGCTGCACTTGGTATTGGACTTGCAACAACTATTAAAGGAAGAAATCCTGTAGTTGATGGTTTTGGTCTTATTGCCTTTGCATCTTTAACTCCTATGATTTTTGTACAAATTTATGGTATTGCTGTTTACAACTTAGTTGATGCAAAAGATGTAGCTGCTGTTGCTGTTGAAGCTGCTGTATCTACAAATACTAGTATTTCAATTACGTCTTTATTGATGGGACTTTTTAATGTTGTAAAAGATGTTGCACCTATCTTATTTATCATTCTTTTCTTTCAATATGCTGTATTAAAGAAAAAAATAGAAAATATTAAAACTGTATTTTTAGGTTTTTTCCTTGTAATTTTAGGTCTTGATGCTTTTATTCTTGGGCTTGAAATGGGTCTATTCACTCTTGGTGAAACTATGGCTTATCAATTAACAAAATCTGATTCTGTAATGATGATTTATGCCTTTGCTTTTGCTATTGGTTTCTCAACAACTATGGCAGAGCCTGCACTTATGGCTATTGCTAAAAAAGCAAAAGATATTTCAGATGGTAAAATTAATGATTTTGTTTTAAGAATATTTGTTGCTTCTGGTGTTGCTATTGGTATTGCTTTAGGTGCCTTTAGAATTGTAGATGGTGGGCATATTCACTACTATATTATTGTGGGATATATGACAGTAATTATTCTTACATTTATTGCACCAAAGTATATTATTCCTATTGCTTATGATAGTGGTGGAGTTACAACTTCAACTGTTACAGTTCCTTTAGTTGCTGCACTTGGTATTGGTCTTGCTACAAATATTGAGGGTAGAAGTCCACTTATTGATGGTTTTGGGCTTATTGCATTTGCTTCTTTATTTCCAATGATTACTGTAATGCTTTATGGTATTATCACTGAAAAAATGGGTGTAAAATCAGATACTGAGATTGAAAAAGAAGAGCTATTAAAAGATGCTTTAGTTGATGCTGAAAATATGAATTTAGCTACGGTTAATATTGATGGTTCATCAGTAAGACACTCTTTAGACTTAGAATTTAGTGCTGTTGTTATAATAGTTCCTGTTGATAAAAAACTTGATGCCATATCTGCTGCACATAAAGCAGGGGCTTCTGGGGTTACTGTATTAAGAGCAGACGGTATCGGTCTTGAAGAAATGGCTAATTTCTATAGAACAAGTTTTGAAGCAAATGATGCCTTGCTTCTATTCTTATTACCTAAGTATTTAGTTAATGATGTTATAAAATCAATTATTCATTCATTACATATAACTACTACAGGAAAAGGTATTGCTTTTGCCTTCCCATTAACTCACATGAAAGGTATTTCTTTATCAAAAGAAGATATCTTTAAAGAGAAAGCTTATGAAGTTAAAATTGATAAAAATGATAAAGAAGAAGTAAAAGAAGATGATGAAACAAGCCACAAAACTAGTTCAGCTTCAAGATAG
- a CDS encoding tyrosine-type recombinase/integrase produces the protein MNIETKTISHPNLKNREITLLLVNNNIDIPSTEFFIYESRYGGRHGSLLGKSSHSSIAFQIAELYRHLNEMGLKWNEATENEIRIIRNAMLCWDTNNNKDYKSYPYEPIKNDSMNHKLNTWFKFYKYMEKINISNNMVLTTRKSKKFKPKGLLNHLDKRSSLIEHEYVDTWTLKVKPSPKFLSYHALSRTEFSKLRQHLRNIDVVYEMIVLFMVETGLRITAALEAVESDFKGLLKLYASGKGINDITKKSYIAKGGDIKQYDLPLRTMQEINDNYLIRIYNERKYLYEERCERLNIEINDSLIWISKRGKEIKKHDVWTVFNEVSEKMGRTVNKITPHWLRHTFATWTIMDVANVKGIPLENTGVTPNPLLISALQQKLGHADVITTMRYIATALKLMGLDLNDGGVKVSLRTFLQDKKSQELVKREAKIEFGDNFDEENFDVVKYALSREIVIDDELVQSKNYN, from the coding sequence ATGAATATTGAAACAAAAACAATTTCACACCCTAATTTAAAAAATAGAGAAATTACATTACTTTTAGTTAATAATAATATAGATATTCCATCAACAGAGTTTTTCATTTATGAATCAAGATATGGAGGTAGACATGGTTCTTTATTGGGAAAGAGTAGTCATTCAAGTATTGCTTTTCAAATAGCAGAATTATATCGTCATTTAAATGAAATGGGTTTAAAATGGAATGAGGCTACAGAAAATGAAATAAGAATAATAAGAAATGCAATGTTGTGTTGGGATACAAATAACAACAAAGACTATAAAAGTTATCCATATGAACCTATTAAAAATGATTCAATGAATCATAAATTAAATACTTGGTTCAAATTTTATAAGTATATGGAAAAAATCAATATTTCAAATAACATGGTTTTAACTACAAGAAAGTCTAAAAAATTTAAACCAAAAGGATTACTAAATCACTTAGATAAAAGATCTAGTTTAATTGAACATGAATACGTAGATACATGGACTTTAAAAGTAAAACCTTCTCCTAAATTTTTATCTTATCATGCATTAAGTAGAACAGAGTTCTCTAAACTAAGACAACATTTACGAAATATAGATGTTGTTTATGAAATGATTGTTTTATTTATGGTTGAGACAGGGTTGAGAATTACGGCTGCTTTAGAAGCTGTTGAATCTGACTTTAAAGGATTATTAAAGTTGTATGCAAGTGGAAAAGGAATTAATGATATAACTAAAAAGTCATATATAGCAAAAGGAGGTGATATTAAACAATATGATTTACCTTTAAGAACTATGCAAGAAATAAATGATAATTATTTAATAAGAATATATAATGAACGTAAGTATCTTTATGAAGAAAGATGTGAAAGACTTAATATTGAGATAAATGATAGTCTAATTTGGATTTCAAAACGAGGGAAAGAAATAAAAAAACATGATGTTTGGACTGTATTTAATGAAGTATCTGAAAAAATGGGAAGAACTGTAAATAAGATTACTCCTCACTGGTTAAGACATACATTTGCAACATGGACTATTATGGATGTTGCAAATGTAAAGGGAATACCACTTGAAAATACAGGGGTTACACCTAATCCTTTATTGATTTCTGCTTTACAACAAAAACTTGGTCATGCTGATGTTATAACTACAATGAGATATATTGCTACAGCATTAAAACTAATGGGTTTAGATTTAAATGACGGAGGAGTCAAAGTATCACTAAGAACATTTTTACAAGATAAAAAATCTCAGGAATTAGTAAAAAGAGAAGCAAAAATAGAATTTGGTGATAATTTTGATGAAGAAAATTTTGATGTTGTAAAATACGCACTCTCAAGAGAAATCGTTATAGATGATGAATTAGTTCAAAGTAAAAACTATAATTAA
- a CDS encoding tyrosine-type recombinase/integrase gives MKNVLTKLENVTTEKELYSLFKDEKFPNSGNSNFFDRSISLVATGGILTNYEVKVEGIPGFYIRLLLFLKLSGLMGNIPKGNGQYSYFGYLHSFMYTVTNYSNIKRIDDIDSNIVDKYIIDNVDIEKFTSTHIRKKILTFTEYLSFNIKLPFFLQVNEQILESVRFKQLVSDGKKEAVEKINGVGLRKTYPLVDLKIIISDSINYIESHSNDCLEAARIYKKIQNLNSELKYRTIYKVFMETEIQFEEPILKKIQKKVLLSKTKYLNAGNGKNLGRSINEIPVNSLHRCVEQLEVSCVAVILLMTGMRVGELTMLDRNIEISHDEHYYLDRIVYKTAETADGESLSMPVPLICKKALEILSELAYIKDGKKTGSIILTALEYKNVQSVRPIRINQLLIRYCERLNLDPITPHQFRHAMAFLIVHINESDGLELARMFLGHSSIIMTLQYMAYYNNEIKDAIDELTKEESIYFVEKITKYVYEKKKIFGYKGERLMPNHKFAGQQVEDFVKLMRKGLLKLIEEEKLAIIQTPVSLCMHDLSKYEDLSCQRGFNIKDIVANGPAPSRCKGANCANALFFEEHIEKLKDNMYADIEPSLKERLEKNTYFMEAGGFEQDPYRKVIKDYDNYKKTGS, from the coding sequence GTGAAGAATGTATTAACTAAATTAGAAAATGTAACAACAGAAAAAGAGTTATATTCATTATTTAAAGATGAAAAGTTTCCTAATTCTGGAAACTCTAATTTTTTTGATAGAAGTATTTCTCTTGTAGCTACTGGGGGTATTTTAACAAATTATGAAGTAAAAGTTGAAGGTATACCTGGTTTTTATATTAGATTATTACTTTTTCTTAAACTAAGTGGTTTAATGGGTAATATTCCTAAAGGAAATGGTCAATACTCTTATTTTGGTTACTTACATTCTTTTATGTATACAGTAACTAACTATAGCAACATTAAAAGGATAGACGACATTGATAGTAATATTGTGGACAAATATATAATTGATAATGTAGACATAGAAAAATTTACTAGTACACATATTAGGAAAAAAATATTGACTTTTACAGAATATCTAAGTTTTAATATAAAACTTCCTTTTTTTCTCCAAGTAAATGAACAAATATTGGAATCGGTAAGATTTAAACAATTAGTTTCTGATGGTAAGAAGGAAGCTGTAGAGAAAATTAATGGAGTTGGATTAAGGAAAACATATCCTTTAGTTGATTTAAAAATTATTATATCAGACTCAATAAATTATATTGAGTCTCACTCAAATGATTGCTTAGAAGCTGCAAGAATTTATAAAAAAATTCAAAATCTTAATTCTGAGTTAAAATATAGAACTATTTATAAAGTATTTATGGAAACTGAGATTCAATTTGAAGAGCCCATATTAAAAAAAATACAAAAGAAAGTACTTCTAAGTAAGACAAAATATTTAAATGCTGGAAATGGCAAAAATTTAGGTAGAAGTATTAATGAAATCCCTGTAAACTCTTTACATAGATGTGTAGAACAATTAGAAGTATCTTGTGTTGCTGTTATTTTGTTAATGACTGGTATGCGAGTTGGTGAATTAACTATGCTTGATAGAAATATAGAAATATCTCATGATGAACATTATTATTTAGACCGTATTGTATATAAAACTGCTGAAACTGCTGATGGAGAAAGTTTATCTATGCCTGTACCTCTTATTTGTAAAAAGGCATTAGAAATATTATCTGAATTAGCATATATAAAAGATGGTAAAAAAACAGGGAGTATAATATTAACTGCTTTAGAATATAAAAACGTACAAAGTGTCAGACCAATAAGAATTAACCAATTACTAATAAGATATTGTGAAAGATTGAATTTAGATCCGATCACACCTCACCAGTTTAGACATGCGATGGCTTTTTTGATAGTACATATAAATGAAAGTGATGGATTGGAACTTGCTAGAATGTTTCTTGGACATTCCTCAATAATAATGACATTACAATACATGGCTTATTATAATAATGAAATAAAAGATGCAATTGACGAATTAACAAAAGAAGAGTCTATTTATTTTGTAGAAAAAATTACTAAATATGTATATGAGAAAAAAAAGATATTTGGTTACAAAGGTGAGAGGTTAATGCCTAATCATAAGTTTGCAGGACAACAAGTAGAAGATTTTGTAAAATTAATGAGAAAGGGTCTTTTGAAGTTAATTGAAGAAGAAAAGTTAGCAATAATTCAAACACCAGTTAGTTTATGCATGCATGATTTATCTAAATATGAAGACTTATCTTGTCAAAGAGGATTTAATATAAAAGATATCGTTGCTAATGGTCCAGCTCCATCAAGATGTAAGGGTGCTAATTGTGCTAATGCTTTATTTTTTGAAGAACATATAGAAAAGTTGAAAGATAATATGTATGCAGATATAGAACCTTCTTTAAAAGAAAGATTAGAAAAAAATACTTATTTTATGGAAGCAGGTGGCTTTGAACAAGATCCTTATAGAAAAGTAATAAAAGATTATGATAATTATAAAAAAACTGGATCATAA
- a CDS encoding heme-binding domain-containing protein, giving the protein MKRTLLIFLLVFIAMQAIQTEQKNFAVDKSLEIQAPDEIMTMFKTSCYDCHSNEANWPWYSKIAPFSWIITEHVDDGRKWLNFSEWENYTEEEKKKKLKGIYRTVYAVMPLNSYLWLHEEADLTKEQRKQIRDWTGVRR; this is encoded by the coding sequence ATGAAAAGAACACTTTTAATTTTTCTTTTAGTATTTATTGCAATGCAAGCAATACAAACAGAACAAAAAAACTTTGCTGTTGATAAATCTTTAGAGATTCAAGCACCTGATGAGATTATGACTATGTTTAAAACTTCTTGTTATGACTGTCACTCAAATGAAGCTAACTGGCCTTGGTACTCAAAGATAGCACCTTTTTCTTGGATTATTACTGAACACGTAGATGATGGAAGAAAATGGTTGAATTTTTCTGAATGGGAAAATTATACCGAAGAAGAAAAGAAGAAAAAGCTAAAAGGTATTTATCGAACTGTTTATGCTGTAATGCCTTTAAACTCATATCTTTGGCTTCATGAAGAAGCTGACCTTACAAAAGAGCAAAGAAAGCAAATAAGAGATTGGACGGGAGTAAGAAGATAA
- a CDS encoding thioredoxin family protein, with protein sequence MKQATKLVQLQDSINTGEPVLIYFSGENCSVCKVLKPKIEQSIKKEFSRFVMYEVKTDLYKELTSHFTVFSIPTILVYFDKKEFKRYGRNISISLFIEELKRPYTLMCE encoded by the coding sequence ATGAAACAAGCCACAAAACTAGTTCAGCTTCAAGATAGTATTAATACAGGGGAACCTGTATTAATATATTTTTCAGGAGAGAATTGTTCGGTATGTAAGGTTTTAAAACCAAAAATTGAACAAAGTATAAAAAAAGAATTTTCAAGATTTGTAATGTATGAAGTTAAGACTGATTTGTATAAAGAACTTACAAGCCATTTTACGGTATTTTCTATACCTACAATATTGGTCTATTTTGATAAAAAAGAGTTCAAAAGATATGGAAGAAACATATCTATATCTTTATTTATTGAAGAGCTTAAAAGACCATATACTTTAATGTGCGAGTAA
- a CDS encoding type I restriction-modification system subunit M translates to MAKAKKQKSIEETLWDSANKLRGTVESSEYKHIVLSLIFLKFVSDTFEERKEQLIEQGQETFVDMVEFYTMENVFYLPENSRWSYIKQNAKQDDIALKIDTALSTVEKNNPSLKGALPDNYFSRLGLDVSKLSALIDTINNINTIEDKGHDIVGRVYEYFLSKFAIAEGKGKGEFYTPKSIVNLIANMIEPYKGKIYDPACGSGGMFVQSMKFIEAHKGNKKDISIYGQEYTSTTYKLAKMNLAIRGISANLGDVPADTFAKDQHKDLKADFIMANPPFNQKDWRGANELLDDPRWSGYEVPPTSNANYGWILNMVSKLSQNGVAGFILANGALSGGGDEYKIRKQLIENDLVESIVILPRNLFYTTDISVTIWILNANKNKREFEQNGVNKIHRDRTDEILFMDLRQKGIPFEKKYTQLDIETIDEISSIYHTWQSDKDKYADIAEYCYSASIDEIVKKDYSLVPSKYIEFVNRDENIDFDTKMTALKDEFTQLLKDEEQSKQELLTVFKELGYEIKL, encoded by the coding sequence ATGGCAAAAGCTAAAAAGCAAAAGAGTATTGAAGAGACACTATGGGATAGTGCAAATAAGTTGAGAGGAACAGTTGAATCATCTGAGTACAAACATATTGTATTAAGTCTTATATTTTTAAAATTTGTAAGTGATACATTTGAAGAGAGAAAAGAACAGTTAATAGAACAAGGTCAAGAAACATTTGTTGATATGGTAGAGTTTTATACTATGGAGAATGTTTTTTATCTTCCTGAAAACTCACGTTGGTCATATATCAAACAAAATGCAAAGCAAGATGATATAGCACTTAAAATAGATACAGCATTATCTACAGTTGAAAAAAACAATCCATCTTTAAAAGGTGCATTACCTGATAACTACTTCTCAAGATTAGGACTTGATGTAAGTAAACTATCTGCTTTAATAGATACTATCAATAACATCAATACTATAGAAGACAAAGGTCATGATATAGTTGGTCGTGTATATGAATACTTTTTAAGTAAATTTGCCATAGCTGAAGGTAAAGGAAAAGGAGAGTTCTATACTCCAAAATCTATCGTAAATCTTATAGCAAATATGATAGAGCCATACAAAGGTAAAATCTATGACCCTGCTTGTGGTTCAGGTGGTATGTTTGTACAGTCTATGAAGTTTATAGAAGCTCATAAAGGGAATAAAAAAGACATTTCTATATATGGACAAGAATATACATCAACTACATATAAACTAGCAAAGATGAACTTAGCAATTAGAGGAATATCTGCAAATCTTGGAGATGTACCAGCTGATACATTTGCAAAAGATCAACACAAAGATTTAAAAGCTGATTTTATTATGGCTAATCCTCCTTTTAATCAAAAAGATTGGAGAGGAGCAAATGAACTTCTAGATGATCCAAGATGGTCAGGATATGAAGTACCACCAACATCAAATGCAAACTATGGATGGATACTTAATATGGTATCAAAATTATCTCAAAATGGTGTAGCAGGATTTATCCTTGCAAATGGAGCATTAAGTGGTGGTGGAGATGAATATAAAATAAGAAAACAGCTAATAGAAAATGATTTAGTAGAATCTATTGTTATCTTACCTAGAAACCTTTTCTATACAACAGATATTAGTGTTACTATTTGGATTTTAAATGCAAACAAAAACAAAAGAGAGTTTGAGCAAAATGGTGTAAATAAAATTCATAGAGATAGAACAGATGAAATATTATTCATGGACTTAAGACAAAAGGGTATTCCATTTGAAAAGAAATATACTCAATTAGATATTGAAACAATAGATGAAATTTCATCTATTTACCATACTTGGCAAAGTGATAAAGACAAGTATGCAGATATAGCTGAATATTGCTACAGTGCTTCAATAGATGAAATTGTTAAAAAAGACTATTCCCTAGTTCCTAGTAAATATATTGAGTTTGTAAATAGGGATGAGAATATAGACTTTGATACAAAGATGACAGCTTTAAAAGATGAGTTTACACAACTACTAAAAGATGAAGAACAATCAAAACAAGAATTATTAACAGTATTTAAAGAGTTGGGTTATGAAATCAAACTATAA
- a CDS encoding MutS-related protein translates to MREEVAELLADKKTLLTITYFKLQELFEKKYGENTVVLMEIGTFFEVYEVNNDEMKIGKAKEIAELLNIQLTRKNKTILENSPENPIMAGVPAISFDKHLARIIAEQKYTVVVIKQKGVPPKVSRYLDTVVSPGTNFDFVIDQDENNITSLVVEQIKGIYLLGYSAIDVTTGKCYYNEVHGTSEDKFYALDEVFNYMNMHKTNEVVVSFADKNINQKEVIDYLELKLKTFHIGTFRPKINYQNELFKNVFNIQSLLTSIEHLDMERVPLSTEALAILIDFVIGHDSNIVQKLSLPQKLDIGKYIYLGNNALEQLNIIETNHNPSLIKLMNNTSTAMGKRLLKERLTHPVKDTKEILRRFNLSKELFDYHGPIENELANIYDIERLTRRIKLSRLHPFELNYLYDSLLSIKEVVTFMENYKFLTPPCSSAELTLFVQSIDSTFDLAISGKYMLKDVEANMVCEGINTQIDELNEENIELYSKLELLRKHILKFLNAKDDSNFVSINRLDKEGFFLSMTKNRFNLIKEELLNSHIIVDDDLLLFKDFKIKVQTNSVKIFCKLTENVSDKYVHNLKKIVELNKLVFKEKLVEFEKKFSKLLEELVQFIAEVDLTVSNIKTAKKYNYTCPKIVKTKDEENFVELIDLRHPIIEANEEQGIYVPNDIILGELSYASKEYKDNVIIKNSNPINLKDNKMHGVLLYGINSSGKSSLMKSIGIAVILAQAGFYVPAKSMRFSIFDAVYTRISGADNIAKGLSSFAVEMLELKNIFNRASKKSLVLGDEISHSTETMSGLSIVASAILKLAKLESIFVFATHLHQLPEIKEIQNLKNIIALHLSVMYKDDEDKLIFDRKLAYGSGSSMYGLEYARSLHMDKEFLSVANDIRKRLTDDYDKIERLTHRKTSKYNKNVFASTFKSDF, encoded by the coding sequence GTGAGAGAAGAAGTAGCAGAGCTTTTAGCAGATAAAAAAACACTATTAACTATCACATATTTTAAACTACAAGAACTTTTTGAAAAAAAATATGGAGAGAACACTGTAGTTCTTATGGAAATAGGAACTTTTTTTGAAGTATATGAAGTTAACAATGATGAAATGAAAATAGGGAAAGCAAAAGAAATTGCTGAACTATTAAATATTCAATTAACAAGAAAAAATAAAACTATTCTAGAAAACTCTCCTGAAAATCCTATTATGGCTGGAGTGCCTGCTATATCTTTTGATAAACATTTAGCCAGAATAATCGCTGAGCAAAAATATACAGTTGTTGTAATAAAACAAAAAGGTGTTCCTCCTAAAGTTAGTAGATATTTAGATACAGTAGTAAGCCCTGGTACAAACTTTGATTTTGTAATTGATCAAGATGAAAACAATATTACTTCTTTGGTTGTTGAGCAAATAAAGGGTATTTATTTACTGGGATATAGTGCAATTGATGTAACAACTGGTAAATGTTATTACAACGAAGTTCACGGAACTAGTGAAGATAAATTTTATGCTTTAGATGAAGTATTTAATTATATGAATATGCATAAAACAAATGAAGTAGTTGTTAGTTTTGCAGATAAAAATATCAATCAAAAAGAAGTAATTGACTATTTAGAACTGAAATTAAAAACCTTTCATATAGGAACTTTTAGACCAAAGATAAACTATCAAAATGAGTTGTTTAAAAATGTTTTTAATATCCAATCTTTATTAACTTCAATTGAACATTTGGATATGGAAAGAGTTCCTTTAAGTACAGAAGCCTTAGCTATTTTGATTGATTTTGTTATAGGACATGATTCAAATATAGTTCAAAAACTATCTCTTCCTCAAAAGCTTGATATTGGAAAATATATTTATCTAGGAAACAATGCCCTAGAGCAGTTAAATATAATAGAAACAAATCATAATCCAAGTTTGATTAAACTTATGAATAACACTTCAACAGCAATGGGAAAAAGGCTTTTAAAAGAAAGACTAACTCATCCTGTAAAAGATACAAAAGAGATACTTAGAAGATTTAACCTTTCAAAAGAGTTGTTTGATTATCATGGACCAATAGAAAATGAATTAGCAAATATCTACGATATTGAAAGACTTACAAGAAGAATAAAACTAAGCAGACTTCATCCTTTTGAGTTAAACTATTTATATGATTCATTGCTTAGTATAAAAGAAGTAGTTACATTTATGGAGAACTACAAGTTTTTAACACCTCCTTGTAGTAGTGCTGAACTAACACTTTTTGTTCAATCAATTGATTCAACTTTTGACTTAGCAATTTCAGGTAAATATATGCTAAAAGATGTTGAAGCAAATATGGTCTGTGAGGGAATAAATACTCAAATTGATGAACTAAATGAAGAAAATATTGAACTTTATTCAAAGTTGGAGCTTTTAAGAAAACATATTTTAAAGTTTTTAAATGCAAAAGATGATTCAAACTTTGTAAGTATAAATAGACTTGATAAAGAAGGTTTCTTCTTAAGTATGACTAAAAATAGGTTCAATCTTATAAAAGAAGAACTATTAAACTCTCATATTATAGTTGATGATGACTTGCTTTTATTTAAAGACTTTAAAATAAAAGTTCAAACAAATTCAGTTAAGATTTTTTGTAAATTAACTGAAAATGTAAGTGATAAATATGTACATAATCTAAAAAAAATAGTTGAGCTAAATAAACTAGTATTCAAAGAAAAACTAGTTGAATTTGAAAAGAAGTTCTCTAAACTTTTAGAAGAGTTAGTTCAGTTTATAGCTGAGGTTGACTTAACTGTATCAAATATCAAAACAGCTAAAAAATACAACTATACTTGTCCTAAAATAGTAAAAACAAAGGATGAAGAAAACTTTGTGGAACTTATAGATTTAAGACATCCAATCATTGAAGCAAATGAAGAGCAGGGTATTTATGTACCAAATGATATTATCTTAGGTGAGTTATCTTATGCTTCTAAAGAGTATAAAGATAATGTAATTATTAAAAACTCAAATCCAATAAATCTCAAAGATAATAAAATGCATGGAGTTTTACTATATGGTATAAATTCCTCAGGTAAATCCTCACTTATGAAATCAATAGGTATTGCAGTTATATTGGCACAAGCTGGATTTTATGTACCTGCTAAATCTATGAGATTTTCAATATTTGATGCTGTTTATACTAGAATTAGTGGGGCTGATAATATAGCAAAAGGTTTATCTTCTTTTGCAGTTGAGATGTTAGAGCTTAAAAATATTTTCAATAGAGCAAGTAAGAAATCACTTGTTTTAGGTGATGAAATCTCCCATTCAACTGAGACAATGAGTGGCTTAAGTATAGTTGCAAGTGCTATTTTAAAACTAGCAAAATTAGAGTCTATTTTTGTATTTGCAACTCATTTACACCAACTCCCAGAGATAAAAGAGATTCAAAATCTTAAAAATATAATAGCTCTTCATTTATCTGTAATGTATAAAGATGATGAGGATAAACTTATCTTTGATAGAAAGTTAGCATATGGAAGTGGCTCTTCTATGTATGGTTTAGAGTATGCAAGATCACTTCATATGGATAAAGAGTTCTTAAGTGTAGCAAATGACATAAGAAAAAGACTAACAGATGATTATGATAAAATAGAAAGACTTACTCATAGAAAAACATCTAAGTATAATAAAAATGTATTTGCTTCTACTTTTAAGTCAGATTTTTAA